A portion of the Calothrix sp. 336/3 genome contains these proteins:
- the csx10 gene encoding CRISPR-associated RAMP protein Csx10, with protein sequence MKKIKLEIKALSPLAISRQKPGGSVSECEDYIPGSVIRGAVAGAILKQSNQQFSDLSQNGGDFQALFLGDNPVIFQNAYPNICKIEGDDFIFHEYVKVLPSTALSSKTKEGFKPENNGVFDTLIDRFCTDCYGLAYEPNCPTDGGRIDSPSITFYSELNDEYYKLSAQKRLLTRVGINRKRATSEEEILYSIQVLEESEFKGKNPKPISYISSIVLPDSISDELSTSLLEFMQRNSLNLRLGGSTSRGLGKVEISSDDVKIKSNIGNLIEERIKSFTEKLYQRWDKWSIFSSNNQEISKQRSYFTLDLQADAILNEKWQRTTVISKDMLIEFTNIEDDSLELEASYSSYDYRSGWNSAWGLMKDVQLVTNKGAVYLFSTEHPDKWYEALAKLELEGVGERTCEGFGQVEVCNPFHLVMREEAV encoded by the coding sequence GTGAAAAAAATTAAGTTAGAAATCAAAGCATTATCTCCCCTGGCAATTTCTCGACAAAAACCAGGTGGTTCGGTAAGCGAATGTGAAGATTATATACCTGGTAGTGTTATTCGTGGTGCTGTTGCAGGTGCAATTTTAAAGCAGTCAAATCAACAATTTAGCGATTTGAGTCAAAATGGTGGCGATTTTCAAGCCTTATTTTTAGGTGATAATCCTGTAATTTTTCAAAACGCTTATCCAAATATTTGCAAGATAGAAGGTGATGATTTTATATTCCATGAATACGTTAAAGTCTTACCAAGTACTGCGTTAAGTTCAAAAACAAAAGAAGGTTTTAAACCCGAGAATAATGGTGTTTTCGATACTTTAATTGACCGTTTTTGTACAGATTGCTACGGTTTGGCATATGAACCTAATTGTCCTACCGATGGAGGTAGGATTGATTCTCCGTCAATAACTTTTTATAGTGAGCTAAACGATGAATATTATAAATTATCTGCACAAAAGCGATTATTAACTAGAGTCGGAATTAATCGGAAACGTGCAACATCGGAAGAAGAAATTTTGTATAGTATCCAGGTTTTAGAAGAATCTGAATTCAAAGGTAAAAATCCTAAGCCTATTAGTTATATATCGTCTATTGTTTTACCTGATTCTATTTCCGATGAATTATCAACATCGCTTTTAGAATTTATGCAGAGAAACTCATTAAATTTACGATTGGGTGGTTCTACATCCAGAGGTTTAGGGAAAGTTGAAATATCAAGCGATGACGTCAAGATTAAAAGTAATATTGGAAATTTGATAGAAGAAAGAATTAAAAGCTTTACAGAAAAACTTTATCAACGTTGGGATAAATGGTCTATTTTTAGCTCTAACAATCAAGAAATATCTAAACAACGTTCCTATTTCACTTTAGATTTACAAGCAGATGCCATATTAAATGAAAAATGGCAACGTACAACTGTAATTTCCAAAGATATGTTAATTGAATTTACTAATATTGAAGATGATTCATTAGAATTAGAAGCATCTTATAGTAGCTATGACTATCGTTCTGGTTGGAATTCGGCTTGGGGTTTAATGAAAGATGTGCAATTAGTTACTAATAAGGGTGCTGTTTACTTATTCAGTACCGAACATCCAGATAAATGGTATGAAGCTTTAGCGAAATTAGAGTTAGAAGGAGTTGGAGAAAGAACTTGCGAAGGTTTTGGACAAGTAGAAGTTTGTAACCCGTTTCATTTAGTCATGAGAGAGGAGGCTGTCTAA
- a CDS encoding RAMP superfamily CRISPR-associated protein, protein MIQLQQLINTNFVETNRITAIIDSALCVGAGGSSGSLADKPIVRNSEGNLLIPASQLKGRLRHECEKIARGLGWSICESPNAGRMVIRRNDAPEDFQREEYEIPGYNDTYHCLISQIFGDPILPSRIIFDDLICTEEPENLPEVLRPGVTINRRRKIAEEKKLYFLETSPANAKLQFTGEIHIQPSFTPERADCAKALIWSGFRHVHALGGSKSAGLGWLTWKLPEIQVSETVWEFLRKGRRSEKN, encoded by the coding sequence ATGATACAACTTCAACAATTAATCAATACTAATTTTGTTGAGACTAATAGAATTACAGCAATTATTGATTCTGCATTATGTGTAGGTGCTGGTGGTTCCTCTGGTTCCCTTGCAGATAAACCAATAGTTCGTAACTCCGAAGGTAATTTATTAATTCCTGCATCCCAGCTAAAAGGTAGATTGCGTCACGAATGCGAGAAGATAGCACGGGGTTTAGGATGGTCAATTTGTGAGTCTCCTAATGCGGGAAGAATGGTAATTAGGAGAAACGATGCACCGGAAGATTTTCAACGCGAGGAGTATGAAATACCCGGTTATAATGACACCTATCACTGCTTAATTAGTCAAATTTTCGGCGACCCAATTTTACCATCAAGGATAATATTTGATGATTTAATCTGCACCGAAGAACCGGAAAATTTACCAGAAGTATTACGTCCAGGGGTAACTATAAACCGTCGTCGCAAGATAGCAGAGGAGAAAAAACTTTACTTTTTAGAAACATCCCCCGCAAATGCAAAGCTCCAGTTTACTGGAGAGATTCACATCCAACCTAGCTTCACACCAGAAAGAGCAGATTGTGCGAAAGCATTAATTTGGAGTGGATTCAGACATGTCCATGCATTAGGAGGAAGTAAATCTGCTGGTTTGGGTTGGTTAACCTGGAAATTACCCGAAATTCAAGTAAGTGAGACGGTATGGGAATTTTTGCGGAAAGGAAGAAGAAGTGAAAAAAATTAA
- a CDS encoding Uma2 family endonuclease: protein MTSIQSPSKLTLAEFIQLPETKPPGEYIDGKIYQKSMPKGKHSAIQTFLPPAINQAAIPQRIARAFTELRCTFGDRSIVPDITVFSWQRIPVDTNGEIENTFEIHPDWTIEILSPDQSPTRVIDNILFCLDRGAELGWLIDPQEKLVMIFQPGKQPEIKQDGDILPVLSSLENILNLSAQDVFSWLMLS from the coding sequence ATGACCTCAATTCAATCTCCTTCAAAATTGACCTTAGCAGAATTTATACAACTACCAGAAACAAAACCTCCTGGGGAATACATTGATGGGAAAATATACCAAAAATCAATGCCAAAAGGAAAACATAGTGCCATCCAAACTTTTTTACCTCCTGCTATAAATCAAGCGGCTATTCCTCAACGTATAGCTCGTGCTTTCACAGAATTACGCTGTACTTTTGGCGACAGGTCAATTGTCCCAGATATCACAGTTTTTTCCTGGCAGCGAATTCCTGTTGATACTAATGGAGAAATCGAAAATACTTTTGAAATTCATCCAGATTGGACAATTGAAATATTATCACCAGACCAAAGTCCAACTCGTGTAATTGATAATATTTTATTCTGTTTAGATCGCGGTGCTGAATTAGGATGGTTAATCGATCCTCAAGAGAAACTAGTAATGATATTTCAACCAGGAAAACAACCAGAAATTAAACAAGATGGAGACATCCTACCTGTTTTGTCTTCTCTGGAAAATATATTAAATCTCTCAGCACAAGATGTATTTAGTTGGTTAATGTTAAGTTAG
- a CDS encoding putative CRISPR-associated protein has translation MSRLVISTVGTSLLTNEINERKDPKEWVKLLNKTANLSSAIITDDSNDSEYSEAYKIIQKLKDRAKAKLDDSNILEIREASAELNGIYALYDEKLENAKPDTHILIATDTLQGEVAAQLIESFLRNQGLNNIILWIEPELSLASSNIFTETIAKLIPKIEKTIQKGESKGKKVIFNLVGGFKALQGYFNTIGMFYADEVIYIFEGSNELVKIPKLPITINIKEVEIYKVPLAMMEQGEISTSDTEVEKIVKDIPEEWIVTDREEMILSTWGQLIWNQCKNELLSQDLLDFPRIDYKKQGNFLVDYQNIDKDDKMKKIKLQETIAQVAQKLTLSKGNTQILFSGGLDFNRYNNTSIDHFRINDSLRVSCQAIGNTLHLRYYGTHDHIYKKEGIKR, from the coding sequence ATGAGTCGTCTTGTAATTTCTACAGTAGGAACGAGCTTACTAACAAATGAAATCAATGAAAGAAAAGACCCAAAAGAATGGGTTAAGCTTTTAAACAAAACAGCAAATCTTAGTTCTGCAATTATTACTGATGACAGTAATGATTCTGAATATTCTGAAGCTTACAAAATTATTCAAAAATTAAAAGATAGAGCAAAAGCAAAATTAGATGATAGCAATATTCTAGAGATTAGAGAAGCTAGTGCAGAATTAAATGGTATTTACGCTTTGTATGATGAAAAGTTAGAGAATGCAAAACCTGACACACATATATTAATTGCCACAGATACCCTTCAAGGGGAAGTTGCTGCTCAATTAATAGAATCTTTTTTAAGGAATCAGGGATTAAACAACATAATCCTGTGGATTGAACCCGAACTTTCTCTTGCTAGTAGCAATATTTTTACAGAAACCATTGCTAAATTAATTCCCAAAATTGAAAAAACTATCCAAAAAGGGGAAAGTAAAGGCAAAAAAGTTATTTTCAATTTAGTGGGTGGTTTTAAAGCATTGCAAGGGTATTTCAATACAATAGGTATGTTTTATGCAGATGAAGTAATTTATATATTTGAAGGTTCCAATGAATTGGTTAAAATTCCCAAATTACCCATCACAATCAATATTAAAGAAGTAGAAATATATAAGGTTCCTCTTGCAATGATGGAGCAAGGTGAAATATCAACGTCTGATACAGAAGTTGAAAAGATAGTTAAAGACATACCTGAAGAATGGATTGTTACAGACAGGGAAGAAATGATTTTATCGACTTGGGGTCAGCTAATTTGGAATCAGTGCAAAAATGAATTACTTTCCCAAGATTTACTTGATTTTCCCAGAATAGACTACAAAAAACAAGGTAATTTTTTAGTTGATTATCAGAATATTGATAAAGACGATAAAATGAAAAAAATCAAGTTACAAGAAACTATTGCTCAAGTTGCACAAAAGTTGACTTTATCAAAAGGTAATACACAAATTCTTTTTAGTGGGGGACTAGATTTTAATAGATATAACAATACTTCTATAGACCATTTCCGGATTAACGATAGTCTTAGAGTTAGCTGTCAAGCAATAGGAAATACCTTACATCTACGATATTATGGAACCCACGATCATATTTACAAGAAAGAAGGAATTAAAAGGTAA
- the cas10 gene encoding type III-B CRISPR-associated protein Cas10/Cmr2: protein MTEKMHPISIGIAWCLAWGETRKAENWELLQQTRQALIEDRELPQNFKSIIEEVKKLDNLEFPQTLDKLKNLTETCSQRWESKIGLVYGGVTKVKQYVFEAATLPDIRGASSLLDRINLIDLPTFFGVIPKHNPELNTQKNYNAQCSSVRKWLNDNFPQHSENEKKLSDALIEELIIYSTGGNILAFCPAAFVDDLANAIEKRYTHETLTANSCAVGDRFKLLEIQFGLLRDNIEDTFWLDKYKKDYKNPIVEGCFGKVESDSQVIENNFRDHKSFNELTTKLAIAFNQRRSGNETPNRPSRRYPPMLETHPYLRRDEVEKRSAIAHITQVTGQPYLSEASLRKRCIGDRAKKGELPSWYRDLCQNTNLDWQPGIIESWTNKFELFLKQNPDKHQKYCRNYNLENIETSPSLTHLGKVSNGFIAYIYADGNNMGGYIQKIRTPQEYQNFSADVENATKYSVFHALANHLHPRQLQGIDESTSRLNNGDFIHPFEIITIGEDDIILIVPADKALEIAKDIGENFENILLDNLKIQEHGKQLEIKGNYFDEYYDGRKAHRCHQNNKSPEKSNCKLSISSGVLIAAYNTPIYYAENLTKQLMKSAKDYAKKLHFKNDDKKTNEDKYYGGTVDFFTMKSVTMVSSSIKDFRDNALTKNQGAEIKLYAAPYTLHELDGLIASIKALIAADFPKSQLYQIRDFLAKGRRTAILNYCYFRSRLKQGQTQLREDFEKAWCDAKTNGGNIAPWMYENRFPEEKHNKYYETIWREMVDLYEFLKEDEENNESEQTATNISNTSK, encoded by the coding sequence ATGACAGAAAAAATGCATCCTATCTCTATTGGAATCGCTTGGTGTTTAGCTTGGGGTGAAACACGGAAAGCAGAGAACTGGGAATTATTACAGCAAACTCGACAAGCTTTAATTGAAGATAGAGAATTACCGCAGAATTTTAAGTCAATTATTGAAGAAGTTAAAAAATTAGATAATCTAGAATTTCCTCAAACATTAGATAAATTAAAGAATCTTACAGAAACATGTTCTCAGCGATGGGAATCAAAAATAGGTTTAGTTTATGGTGGTGTAACAAAGGTTAAACAATATGTTTTTGAAGCTGCAACACTTCCAGATATTCGAGGTGCTTCATCTTTGCTGGATAGAATAAATTTAATAGATTTACCTACTTTCTTTGGTGTGATACCTAAACATAATCCAGAATTAAATACTCAGAAGAACTATAATGCTCAATGTAGCAGTGTAAGAAAGTGGTTAAATGATAATTTTCCACAACATTCGGAAAATGAAAAAAAACTATCAGATGCTTTAATCGAAGAACTGATTATATATTCTACTGGTGGGAATATATTAGCATTTTGTCCAGCAGCTTTTGTAGATGACTTAGCTAATGCAATTGAGAAACGCTATACTCATGAAACATTAACAGCAAATTCTTGTGCAGTAGGGGACAGATTCAAATTACTAGAAATTCAATTTGGTTTATTAAGGGATAATATCGAAGATACCTTTTGGCTAGATAAATATAAAAAAGATTATAAAAACCCTATAGTTGAAGGTTGCTTTGGGAAAGTAGAGAGCGATTCCCAAGTTATAGAAAATAATTTCCGAGACCATAAAAGCTTTAACGAGCTAACTACCAAGCTAGCAATTGCATTTAATCAACGTCGTTCGGGAAATGAAACCCCAAATCGTCCTAGTCGTCGTTATCCACCGATGTTAGAAACCCATCCTTATTTAAGGAGAGATGAGGTTGAAAAACGTAGCGCGATCGCTCACATCACCCAAGTTACCGGACAACCTTATTTATCTGAAGCTTCCCTAAGAAAAAGATGCATCGGCGATCGAGCAAAAAAGGGGGAATTACCATCATGGTATCGAGATTTATGTCAAAACACAAATTTAGATTGGCAACCAGGTATTATTGAAAGTTGGACGAATAAATTTGAACTATTTCTGAAACAAAATCCCGACAAACATCAAAAATATTGCAGAAACTATAACCTTGAAAACATAGAAACATCTCCATCTTTAACTCACCTCGGCAAAGTCAGTAATGGCTTTATTGCCTATATTTATGCTGATGGGAATAACATGGGTGGATATATTCAAAAAATCCGTACTCCTCAGGAGTATCAAAACTTTAGCGCTGATGTTGAAAATGCAACTAAATATTCGGTTTTTCATGCTTTAGCCAATCATCTTCACCCCAGACAATTACAAGGAATCGACGAATCAACCTCCAGATTAAACAATGGAGATTTTATCCATCCCTTTGAAATTATCACCATAGGTGAAGATGATATTATCCTGATAGTTCCCGCAGACAAAGCATTAGAGATAGCGAAAGATATCGGCGAAAACTTTGAAAATATTCTCTTGGATAATCTGAAAATACAAGAACATGGAAAACAACTAGAAATCAAAGGTAATTATTTCGATGAGTATTATGACGGTAGAAAAGCTCATCGTTGTCATCAAAACAATAAAAGCCCAGAAAAATCTAATTGTAAACTGAGTATCTCTAGTGGAGTTTTGATTGCTGCATATAATACTCCTATTTATTACGCGGAAAATTTAACTAAACAGTTAATGAAGTCAGCCAAAGATTATGCTAAAAAATTACACTTTAAGAATGATGATAAAAAGACTAATGAAGATAAATATTATGGTGGTACGGTAGATTTTTTCACAATGAAATCAGTTACAATGGTTTCGTCTAGTATTAAAGATTTTCGTGATAATGCACTAACAAAAAATCAAGGTGCAGAAATAAAACTTTACGCAGCACCCTATACACTTCACGAACTAGATGGTTTAATAGCCTCAATCAAAGCTTTAATTGCAGCAGATTTTCCTAAATCTCAACTCTATCAAATTCGAGATTTCCTTGCAAAAGGACGACGCACTGCTATTTTAAATTACTGTTATTTCCGCTCCAGACTCAAACAAGGGCAAACTCAATTAAGAGAAGATTTTGAAAAAGCCTGGTGTGATGCGAAAACAAATGGAGGAAATATCGCACCTTGGATGTACGAAAATAGATTCCCAGAAGAAAAACACAATAAATATTACGAAACTATTTGGCGGGAAATGGTTGATTTGTATGAATTCCTTAAGGAAGATGAGGAGAATAATGAATCGGAACAAACAGCAACAAATATATCCAATACATCTAAATAA
- a CDS encoding RAMP superfamily CRISPR-associated protein has translation MHKRLVNHCTIDFSIIPDGPILIKSGREGADPTNPDMEFVRTFHQGGWSIYLPGSSLKGAIRAHAERIVRTIGSETKPSNSSKLWANNPLTDKYSYLKDSAGKDLPSHEIYQKSSFTDQMFGNTSIASRVRIEDAHPVDVKKLYIEERNGVAIDRVFGSVAVGPFNYQVCTAGEFRTKIHLKNFTLAQLGLIGLVLRDLNDGWFGLGFAKSRGLGTVKVKYNSATIQYPGCILDDDKKQICLLGSDNQWNWSYLLGVGEFLSPEEANKYGFKKPDKQDSPIRAELMELGFGVQMKWEGDTEAGVKDLFMRGVRSWGELLGCTTS, from the coding sequence ATGCACAAACGACTTGTTAATCATTGCACAATTGATTTCAGCATCATCCCCGATGGACCAATTTTAATCAAATCAGGACGGGAAGGTGCTGACCCCACAAACCCTGATATGGAATTTGTTAGGACTTTTCATCAAGGGGGATGGTCGATATATTTACCGGGAAGTAGTCTTAAAGGGGCAATTCGCGCTCATGCAGAAAGAATTGTTCGTACTATTGGAAGTGAGACAAAACCTAGTAATTCTAGTAAGCTTTGGGCAAATAATCCTTTAACTGATAAATATAGTTACTTAAAGGATAGTGCAGGTAAGGATTTACCATCTCATGAAATATATCAAAAGTCTTCATTTACCGACCAAATGTTTGGGAATACTTCAATTGCTAGTCGGGTTAGAATTGAAGATGCTCATCCAGTTGATGTGAAAAAATTATATATTGAAGAGCGCAATGGTGTAGCTATTGATAGGGTATTTGGTTCGGTTGCGGTGGGACCATTTAATTATCAAGTATGTACTGCGGGAGAGTTTAGAACCAAAATACATCTCAAGAATTTTACTTTAGCGCAGCTTGGTTTAATTGGGTTGGTATTACGGGATTTAAATGATGGTTGGTTTGGTTTGGGTTTTGCAAAATCTCGTGGTTTGGGAACAGTGAAGGTTAAATACAATTCTGCTACTATTCAATATCCAGGATGTATATTGGATGACGATAAAAAACAAATTTGCCTATTAGGAAGTGATAATCAATGGAATTGGAGTTATTTACTAGGAGTTGGAGAATTTTTATCGCCAGAAGAAGCTAATAAGTATGGTTTCAAAAAGCCAGATAAACAAGATTCTCCTATACGTGCAGAATTGATGGAATTGGGTTTTGGTGTGCAGATGAAATGGGAAGGAGACACGGAAGCTGGTGTAAAAGATTTATTTATGCGTGGAGTTCGTTCTTGGGGTGAGCTTTTAGGATGCACTACATCATGA
- the csx7 gene encoding CRISPR-associated RAMP protein Csx7 — protein sequence MFDIFKNRLEITGTLTTVTALRISAGRSSEPIGSDLPVIKDALGNPLIPGSSFKGAMRSRLESFLRGIVGNNRKLVANPAIEEEWSLTSQEIKQLKEDFPDDLALTEEIIKQTDLVSSLFGSPWIASKFQVRDLTVVPDSWFGQYQERDGVSIDRDTETAADGKLYDFQVVPAGTQFEFKAIVENAEEWELGLLMIGLHQFETEQIPLGGGRSRGLGVVKLDIREMLWFDYPPEQPHLLLDYLKKLVMGDKSAYEDAREFKDHWVQQLIDKLTNSKSNKTTTEAKV from the coding sequence ATGTTTGACATATTCAAAAACCGCTTAGAAATAACAGGAACTCTGACAACCGTAACCGCATTACGAATTAGTGCAGGACGTTCCAGTGAACCCATCGGTTCCGATTTACCAGTTATAAAAGATGCATTGGGTAATCCCTTAATACCTGGTTCCAGCTTTAAAGGAGCCATGCGATCGCGCTTAGAAAGTTTCCTCCGTGGTATCGTTGGCAATAATCGCAAACTTGTAGCTAATCCTGCGATAGAAGAGGAATGGTCTTTAACTTCTCAGGAAATTAAACAGCTTAAAGAGGATTTCCCCGATGATTTGGCTTTAACTGAGGAAATTATCAAACAAACTGATTTAGTTTCTTCTCTCTTTGGTTCTCCCTGGATAGCAAGTAAATTTCAAGTACGTGACTTAACCGTAGTTCCAGATTCCTGGTTTGGACAATACCAAGAACGGGATGGTGTATCAATTGACAGAGATACTGAAACCGCAGCAGATGGAAAACTTTACGATTTCCAAGTAGTACCCGCAGGAACCCAATTTGAATTTAAAGCAATAGTCGAAAATGCTGAGGAATGGGAATTAGGGTTATTGATGATTGGTTTGCATCAATTTGAAACCGAACAAATCCCCCTTGGTGGTGGGCGATCGCGCGGTTTAGGTGTTGTTAAACTAGATATTCGTGAGATGCTGTGGTTTGACTATCCTCCAGAGCAACCACATTTATTACTCGATTATCTCAAAAAGCTGGTGATGGGTGATAAAAGTGCTTACGAGGATGCACGGGAATTTAAAGACCATTGGGTACAACAACTAATTGATAAGCTGACAAATAGTAAATCGAATAAAACTACCACTGAAGCCAAAGTATAA